The Desulfuromonadales bacterium genome includes the window GTTTACGTCTGCGGCTGCCTCCTCATCCTGGGCCGCTTCGCCGGCGAAATCCCGGGCGCCCTGGCCCTGGTCTTCCGGGACGCCTTCACCGGCACCGCCGCCACCGGCGGCTTCCTCGGCGCCACCGTCATGCTCGCCATCCAGAAAGGGGTTTCGCGCGGGGTCTTCTCCAACGAGTCCGGTCTCGGCAGCGCGCCCATCGCCGCCGCCGCCGCCAAGACCAACGAGCCGTGCGAACAGGCTTTGGTTTCCATGACCGGCACCTTCATCGACACCATCATCATTTGCACCATGACCGGCCTGGTCCTGATCGTCACCGGCGCCTGGAGCACCGGCGCCGAAGTGTCGGCCCTGACCAAATCGGCCTTCGACGCCGGCCTCCCCGGCAACTCGGGGGGCTATATCGTCACCTTCGGGATTGTCTTCTTCGCCTACTCGACCATCCTCGGCTGGGCCTATTACGGCGAAAAGTGCATGGAATATCTGCTCGGCGTCCGAGCCCTCCTCCCCTATCGCCTGATCTTTTCCCTCTGCGTCAGCATCGGCGCCGTGATCAAGCTCGAGCTCGTCTGGAACTTCGCCGACGTGATGAACGGCCTCATGGCCATCCCCAACCTCATCGGCCTGCTCGGCCTGTCGGGGGTCATCGTGGCGGAAACGAACCGCTTCCTGTCGGAAAAACGCCAGCGCGTCTCGCTAGGAGACGATTTCTAAAAGGTGCTGGTCATCCGCCGGATTCTCGCCGGGCGGACGATCGAGGAGGATTTGGGCTGAAGGGGGCGATTATCCTTTTTTGCCGGGCCGGTAGTAGAGGATGACGTCCCCGCATCCCAACGTCCTGGTTTTCAGGAGTTCCAGGTCGATCCTCTCGCCGATCTGGCTGAACAGGGGCTTGCCGCTCCCCAGAACGACAGGATTCACCACGATCCGGTATTCGTCGATCAGGCCGGGCGGCGCCAGGGCGGAGACGAGGGTGCCGCTGCCGAAGATCATCATATCCCCGCCGGCCTGCCGCTTCAGCCGGGCGACCTCCTCTGCGGGATTCGCCCTGACCAGCCGCGTATTCGCCCAGTCGGCCGCCCCCAGCGTCGTCGAGAAGACGACCTTGGGCAGGCTGTTCATCCTTTCGGTGATGAACGGGTCCTCCGCAGCTGCCGCCGGGGTCGGCCAGAAACCGGCCATCAACTGATACGTCACCCGCCCGAACAGCAGGGTGTCGACCCCCTCGAACAGCTCCCTGGCGTAGGCGTCGAATTCCTTATCCACCACGAACCAGTCGATCTCCCCGTTCGGCCCGGCCATGAAGCCGTCCAGGGACATCAGGTTGGACACGATCACCTTGCGCATGGCAGACCTCCCCTGCAAGCAGTTTCCTGACTTTCATTATACGCGCTGGAGCAGGCCGGGGCAGGACTGGATGCCGGGGTGTTATGGATCGGTGAGATTTGCAGACTGGCAGGGGTAGGACGTGTGCAG containing:
- a CDS encoding dihydrofolate reductase family protein, with protein sequence MRKVIVSNLMSLDGFMAGPNGEIDWFVVDKEFDAYARELFEGVDTLLFGRVTYQLMAGFWPTPAAAAEDPFITERMNSLPKVVFSTTLGAADWANTRLVRANPAEEVARLKRQAGGDMMIFGSGTLVSALAPPGLIDEYRIVVNPVVLGSGKPLFSQIGERIDLELLKTRTLGCGDVILYYRPGKKG
- a CDS encoding sodium:alanine symporter family protein, which translates into the protein MEQLNAFFAAASGYVWGLPLLILLVGTGIVLTVRLRGIQVRLLGHALRETFARPKVDEPGDVSHFKALMIALAATIGTGNIIGVATAISVGGPGALFWMWITAAVGMATKYGEGVLAVKYRVVDENGEMAGGPMYYLERGLGQKWLGVLFALFGAIAAFGIGNLVQANAVAGNLKESFGVAPGITGVVLAALTALVVLGGVKKIGNVAAVVVPFMAVVYVCGCLLILGRFAGEIPGALALVFRDAFTGTAATGGFLGATVMLAIQKGVSRGVFSNESGLGSAPIAAAAAKTNEPCEQALVSMTGTFIDTIIICTMTGLVLIVTGAWSTGAEVSALTKSAFDAGLPGNSGGYIVTFGIVFFAYSTILGWAYYGEKCMEYLLGVRALLPYRLIFSLCVSIGAVIKLELVWNFADVMNGLMAIPNLIGLLGLSGVIVAETNRFLSEKRQRVSLGDDF